The genomic segment TATCAAATGGCTAGGCAAGGGCGTGCCGGAGCAGCTTTGGCTATCTCGGCAATCGGCTCATTTTGCGCCGGAATCATTTCGCTAATCGGTCTGGTCTTATTAGCGCAACCTCTTTCCAATGTCGCAATCAAGTTCGGCCCTGCAGAATACTTTTCCTTAATGCTATTGGGTTTAGCTGCTGTAAGTGGACTTGCTGGAAAGTCGATGACGAAAGCATTGATGATGACTGTTTTCGGACTTATGCTTGGAACAATCGGCATTGACGCAGTTTCAGGAATTGCCCGCTTTACATACAACCAGCCTATTCTTTTTTCCGGATTGGAATTTTTAACAATTGCTGTTGGATTGTTTGCGCTTGGTGAAGTATTCAAGACGGTATTGGAACGCGATGAAGAAGACGGGGCCATTGCAAAAATCAATCGCATCCTCCCGACAAAACAAGATATGAAAGACAGCGCAGTTCCCATTGTACGCGGTTCCCTACTAGGATTTTTCATCGGGGTACTTCCAGGCGCCGGGGCAACACTCGCATCTTTCTTCTCCTATATAACAGAGAAAAAGTTCAGTAAAAATCCCGAAAGCTTCGGAAAAGGGAACATCGCCGGAGTAGCGGGTCCTGAATCTGCCAATAATGCTGCTTCAGGGGGCGCAATGATTCCTTTACTTACATTAGGAATCCCTGGTTCCGGTACAACAGCCATATTAATGGGTGCACTTATCATGTATAACATTCAGCCAGGGCCCCTTCTCTTTGACGAACACCCGGATATCGCATGGGGGCTCATTGCAAGTATGTTTATCGGCAACTTGATGCTGTTAGTACTGAACATGCCGCTCGTTCGTGTGTTTGCAAAAATCATTCAAACGCCTAAGAAGTACTTATTGCCTATTATTATCGCCATTTCATTTTTCGGAGTTTATGCCGTACAGTACACGACTTTCGATTTATACTTGTTGCTTGGTTGTGGTGTAGCGGGTTATTTACTATCAAAAAATGATTATCCAGTAGCTCCATTAGTTTTGGCACTCGTATTAGGTCCAATGATTGAAAACAACATGAGGCGAGCACTCACCATTTCGAACGGTGAATTCAGCATTTTCTTCACAAAGCCGCTATCGCTTGTTTTCATCATAGTAGCTGCATTATGGCTTCTTGTTCCAATGTTGCTGAAACTCAAAGGACGCTCAGTCGTCGTGGAAGATGAAGGTTAATAGCGAACGTATATTTCGAAAGCGGATCGCCTTAGATGTAAGGCGATCCGCTTTTTTTATTAAAGAGTGTAAGCAACGTTTTAAATGAACTTAACAACGTTTCCGTCCATGTTCATAGCATTTCCAATGAACTTAACAACGTTTACACGAAACTTCACAACACTTGAACAACTTAACAACGTTTTGCCCAAACTAGGCGACGTTGCAACTGAAGTTCCAAACGTTTTAAATGAACTTTGCAATACTCCCGTGAAACTAAGCAACAGTCTCATAAAACTAAACAAAGTCAGCATCCCCTCCGTCTCTCTCCATAATAAAAAGCGTCGCCGCAGCAACGCTTCACCCACCTATATAACTCATACCAATCTTTTTCCGATTCTTCGCTGTCTGTTCAGTTCGCTCATCTGAATAACGGTCTCCACGGTTTTGCCACACGCCTGTAATGACTTCCAACAATTCTGCATCTGTCAGTCCACTACGAATTAATTCACGCAGATCGAACCCTTCTGATGCGAACAGGCACGTATACAGTTTACCGTCCGACGACAGTCTGGACCGCGTACATGTTGAACAGAATGATTCTGATACAGACGTGATAAAACCGACTTGTGCTCCATTATCCAAGTAACGATAACGTTTTGCAACTTCACCGTAATAGTCTTCTTCCGCCGGTTCGATATCATAAACAGCACTGATCATTTCGTAAATTTCTTTTTTCGTGACAACCTTTTCAAAGCTCCATCCATTATCATTACCGACATCCATAAATTCTATGAACCGCAACGTAATATCACGCTCTTTAAAATAAGCGGCCATTGGTAGAATTTCTTCCTCATTTACGCCTTTTTGAACAACCATGTTCACCTTGATTTCAAAGCCGATCTTTTGTGCATGATCGATATTGGCTAGTATCAGTTCTGGTTTAATTCCGCGTCCATTTAATTTACCGAATGTTTCCGGATTAAGTGCATCGAGGCTCATATTCAAACGACGCAGACCTGCATCATAAAGGGGTTGTGCGTATTGTTTCAACAGTACACCATTCGTCGTCAACCCTATATCTTCAATTCCTTCAATCTTCATCAGTTTTTCAACCAGTTTTGGCAAATCGCGCCGCATAAGCGGTTCGCCGCCCGTCAAGCGGAGTTTTTTCACACCAAGTAACGCAAATAGCTTCGCGAACCGTTCAATTTCTTCAAATGAAAGCAGTTCGTTCTTGGGTAGAAAAACATAATCATCACCAAAAACTTCTTTTGGCATGCAATAGGCACATCTAAAGTTACAGCGATCCGTTACGGAGATTCGGAGATCCCGGATCGGACGTCCGAGCTTATCTTTAACTGTTTCCATTTCGTCATCCCCTTTCCAGGGTTTCCGGCGTATTCACGTTCGTGAACATCCGTTTTTCATCGTCAGTCAGAACGCTTCCTTGAACCCACGCTGTATTACTAATAGAAAGTAATTTCATTACACTCAGTTGGTTGTTTTTCAAGGCTTCTTTCACTGCATTTTTCATTTGCGTATCCCAGATAGACACGAGAGGATGATATCTTCCATCCGAAATGACAGCCGTGACACATTCGTTATGAAGCGTTATCAACTTCGATATAGCTTTATCATCTATAAATGGCATATCACACGGTAATACTACATAGCGGTTCGCTTCCACGGATTCCATCGCAGACAGAATCCCTGCAAGCGGACCGAGTCCAGCATATTCCACTTTATCAGCCATCAGGTTTTCACCATCACCAAATCGGTCCATTAGTTCAGGTAGCGTCACAATAACAATCTCGTCACAGGATGCCGACATTGCTTCGACTGCAATTTTATAAAAGTACTTATTTCTTAGTTTAGCAAATGCTTTCGGAGAACCGAACCGCCGAGACAATCCGCCCGCCAGAACGATGCCTACTGTCTCCTTCATCCCCCGCTCACAGGTGGGATGAATGCACAAATATCTCCCGAATGAATGACATCCTCCTTTAAGGCATATTCTTCATTCACTGCAACATGCACTGTATCTTTCCCAAAACCCGGATACATCATTTCCGCCCAGTCCAGCAGCTCGCGGACAGTCATCGATTCCCGTTCGATGGTTTCTTCCGCCTTGCCGGTCAATTCGCGCAGCCTTGCAAAATAGTTCACTTTAATCACTTTTGTTCGCCTCCCTTTTCAGGATACTTTTTTTGACCGCCAATCCATTCTTCGCCGTCTTCCCAGATTTCCTTTTTCCAGATAGGGACTATTTCCTTAATGCGTTCAATTGCATACTCATTCGCTTCATATGCTGCATTCCGATGAGGGGAGGAAACTGCAATGACTACCGCAATATCTGAGATATGCATTTCCCCAATCCGGTGAGCAATCGCCACTTTCACGCCTGGCCATTTCGCTTCCATTTCTCCACCGATTTCCGCCAGTTTTTTTTCGGCCATTGGTACATAGGCTTCATATGCCAAATATAATGTTCGGACCCCGTGTGTCCATTCCCGGACATGTCCTGTGAAAACAGTGACAGCTCCTGCTCCAGCATGAAGGACATAATCAGTATATTTTTGCGGTTCAATCACTGTTTCAACAATTTCAAACGGTTTCATTGCCATCCTCCTTTTCAATCCAGTCAAGTAGCCACGAATCGAGTTGTTCAACATTCTGCGCAGATTCAATATGCGAACTAACAGCTGTAATTTCTGGACATCCGATAACTAGCTGTATGCCATCCAATCCGCTTAACGATTCCCAATCCCCGGCATCTCTAAGAAGGACTACTTTCTCCCCTTGTTCTTTCTTATACCCTTCAATGAGCAGAATATCCGGTTTTCCGATTGCTGCCAGCACCTTAAGCTCGGCAAATTCGGGCTCTTCATTCAACAGGATTTGAACCGCACCCCCACCTGCAACAACTGAAACGTCTGCCCCACTACCAAAAAACTGCATCGTATCCGTCGATGGATTTGGCATGGCAGGCTGCCCACCGTGGCCATGATGCTTTAATACAGCGACTGAAAGTCCTTTGTTTTTCAATAAACAAATCCATCTCGATGTAAGTGTCGTTTTGCCACTATTTTTATAACCGACAACTTGAAGTGTCTTCATAATACCCACTCACTAACGCCTTGCTCAGAACCGAGCAGCAAAATATCAACATGGGTTCCTGCTGTGTAACCGCGCGTTCCGCTTGGAAGAGCGATAAGGCAATTTCCCCGGGCAATCGATGATACTGCATTTGATTTATTAAAGCCTGCGGGTACTGCAACAATACCTTCCGATGTCATTTCCCAGAATGCGCGAATGAAGCGGGTAAAAGGGTTTGGCTTTCCGAAATCTTCACCTAATATCGCTTGCATGCGCGGCATATACGGTGTGTTTGCACCTTGCATAGCAAGAATAGCGGGTCTAGCGAATAATTCAAAACCCGTGAAACAAGCAGATGGATTTCCCGACAGACC from the Sporosarcina psychrophila genome contains:
- a CDS encoding tripartite tricarboxylate transporter permease, encoding MSTLQFLADGFSVAFQWHNLLFAFVGVIIGTAVGVLPGIGPMSGVALLIPVTATITSGMPTEAAAASSIILLAGVYYGAMYGGSTTSILLNTPGESSSVVTTLDGYQMARQGRAGAALAISAIGSFCAGIISLIGLVLLAQPLSNVAIKFGPAEYFSLMLLGLAAVSGLAGKSMTKALMMTVFGLMLGTIGIDAVSGIARFTYNQPILFSGLEFLTIAVGLFALGEVFKTVLERDEEDGAIAKINRILPTKQDMKDSAVPIVRGSLLGFFIGVLPGAGATLASFFSYITEKKFSKNPESFGKGNIAGVAGPESANNAASGGAMIPLLTLGIPGSGTTAILMGALIMYNIQPGPLLFDEHPDIAWGLIASMFIGNLMLLVLNMPLVRVFAKIIQTPKKYLLPIIIAISFFGVYAVQYTTFDLYLLLGCGVAGYLLSKNDYPVAPLVLALVLGPMIENNMRRALTISNGEFSIFFTKPLSLVFIIVAALWLLVPMLLKLKGRSVVVEDEG
- the moaA gene encoding GTP 3',8-cyclase MoaA, which translates into the protein METVKDKLGRPIRDLRISVTDRCNFRCAYCMPKEVFGDDYVFLPKNELLSFEEIERFAKLFALLGVKKLRLTGGEPLMRRDLPKLVEKLMKIEGIEDIGLTTNGVLLKQYAQPLYDAGLRRLNMSLDALNPETFGKLNGRGIKPELILANIDHAQKIGFEIKVNMVVQKGVNEEEILPMAAYFKERDITLRFIEFMDVGNDNGWSFEKVVTKKEIYEMISAVYDIEPAEEDYYGEVAKRYRYLDNGAQVGFITSVSESFCSTCTRSRLSSDGKLYTCLFASEGFDLRELIRSGLTDAELLEVITGVWQNRGDRYSDERTEQTAKNRKKIGMSYIGG
- the mobA gene encoding molybdenum cofactor guanylyltransferase, producing the protein MKETVGIVLAGGLSRRFGSPKAFAKLRNKYFYKIAVEAMSASCDEIVIVTLPELMDRFGDGENLMADKVEYAGLGPLAGILSAMESVEANRYVVLPCDMPFIDDKAISKLITLHNECVTAVISDGRYHPLVSIWDTQMKNAVKEALKNNQLSVMKLLSISNTAWVQGSVLTDDEKRMFTNVNTPETLERG
- the moaD gene encoding molybdopterin converting factor subunit 1, with translation MIKVNYFARLRELTGKAEETIERESMTVRELLDWAEMMYPGFGKDTVHVAVNEEYALKEDVIHSGDICAFIPPVSGG
- a CDS encoding molybdenum cofactor biosynthesis protein MoaE, with amino-acid sequence MKPFEIVETVIEPQKYTDYVLHAGAGAVTVFTGHVREWTHGVRTLYLAYEAYVPMAEKKLAEIGGEMEAKWPGVKVAIAHRIGEMHISDIAVVIAVSSPHRNAAYEANEYAIERIKEIVPIWKKEIWEDGEEWIGGQKKYPEKGGEQK
- the mobB gene encoding molybdopterin-guanine dinucleotide biosynthesis protein B, translating into MKTLQVVGYKNSGKTTLTSRWICLLKNKGLSVAVLKHHGHGGQPAMPNPSTDTMQFFGSGADVSVVAGGGAVQILLNEEPEFAELKVLAAIGKPDILLIEGYKKEQGEKVVLLRDAGDWESLSGLDGIQLVIGCPEITAVSSHIESAQNVEQLDSWLLDWIEKEDGNETV